The following proteins come from a genomic window of Candidatus Palauibacter scopulicola:
- a CDS encoding DUF1592 domain-containing protein, with translation MKTLSAGAVLWLWFALMGQPSGDGASGSAPLSEFDLAALADTAELTAVVQRYCVRCHNGRLLRGNLTLEAFDVDAAHERAPTAEKMIRKLRAGMMPPPGQRRPPPDTLLALVETLETVVDREAARDRNPGSRRFQRLNRAEYERVIRDLLDLEIDASRWLPADTYLGAFDNMADAQGLSTTLLEAYLRAATEVSRIAVGNPAALSKTAKYTNPIDVSQHAWDRIEGAPYGTRGGMVVTHDFPVDGEYVISLETLFGQGTGFQDVDISIDGEGVALLGLEHGGRSTVPIRTEPIYVQAGQREVAAAFVRTIEGPYEDRLKTPGWSFVGGEDSQAWANYGITALPHLSDLMITGPRRSAGLSETASRRKVFDCHPGRDAAVGEAVGEAAGEARACAASIVTRLARAAYRRPVTEADLAGPMAFYDDAAAEAAEDGSDGFEIGVRTALQAILANPSFIFRLEQAPPEAAPGESYRIADVDLASRLSFFLWAASPDDELLTVAAEGRLSDPAVLEAQVRRMLADPRAEALSTRFASQWLRLQDAEDNQPEPYLYPDFTGQLREDLVRETQLFFDHLVREDRSLLELFTADYTFLNERLAGHYGIEGVSGPGFRRVSYPDDSRRGVLGHGSVLLLTSMSARTSPVLRGKWVMEVLMGTPPPPPPPDIPAFDETESARGGRLLTTRERLEMHAASPTCRACHRFMDPIGLALDNYDVTGRVRVRENGVALDTRGTFYDGSDVSTPAELVDLLMKRPIPLVRNFTAHLLAYAVGRRAEYFDQPGIRAIAREAEADGYRMSSFILGVVNSDAFRLARPAPAVEEVEGS, from the coding sequence GTGAAGACATTGAGCGCGGGTGCGGTTCTGTGGTTGTGGTTCGCCCTCATGGGGCAGCCCTCGGGGGACGGTGCGTCCGGCTCCGCCCCCCTCTCGGAGTTTGACCTCGCCGCTCTCGCCGACACGGCGGAGCTGACCGCGGTGGTCCAGCGCTACTGCGTCCGCTGCCACAACGGGCGCCTGCTGCGCGGGAACCTCACGCTGGAGGCGTTCGACGTGGACGCGGCGCACGAGCGGGCGCCCACGGCGGAGAAGATGATCCGGAAGCTCCGCGCCGGGATGATGCCGCCTCCGGGCCAGCGCCGGCCGCCGCCGGACACGCTCCTCGCCCTCGTCGAAACGCTGGAGACGGTCGTCGACCGCGAGGCCGCCCGCGACCGGAACCCCGGCTCGCGGCGCTTCCAGCGGCTGAACCGGGCCGAGTACGAGCGCGTGATCCGCGATCTCCTCGACCTCGAGATCGACGCCAGCCGCTGGCTGCCGGCGGACACGTACCTCGGCGCCTTCGACAACATGGCGGACGCGCAGGGCCTCTCGACCACGCTGCTCGAGGCCTACCTGAGGGCCGCCACGGAGGTGAGCCGGATCGCGGTCGGCAACCCGGCCGCCCTCTCGAAGACCGCCAAGTACACGAACCCGATCGATGTCTCGCAGCACGCCTGGGACCGCATCGAGGGCGCGCCGTACGGGACGCGCGGCGGGATGGTCGTGACGCACGACTTCCCGGTGGACGGGGAGTACGTGATCTCGCTCGAGACACTGTTCGGGCAGGGGACGGGCTTCCAGGACGTCGACATCTCGATCGACGGGGAAGGGGTCGCCCTGCTCGGTCTCGAGCACGGCGGGCGCTCGACGGTGCCGATCCGCACGGAGCCCATCTACGTGCAGGCGGGCCAGCGCGAGGTCGCGGCGGCGTTCGTGCGCACGATCGAGGGGCCGTACGAGGACCGCCTGAAGACGCCGGGCTGGTCCTTCGTCGGGGGCGAGGACTCCCAGGCGTGGGCGAACTACGGGATCACGGCGCTCCCCCACCTGAGCGACCTGATGATCACGGGTCCCCGGCGCAGTGCGGGGCTGTCCGAGACGGCGAGCCGCCGCAAGGTGTTCGACTGCCATCCGGGACGGGACGCGGCGGTGGGCGAGGCGGTTGGCGAGGCGGCCGGGGAGGCTCGGGCGTGCGCGGCGTCGATCGTGACGCGGCTCGCGCGGGCGGCGTACCGGCGGCCGGTGACGGAGGCCGATCTCGCGGGGCCGATGGCCTTCTACGATGACGCGGCGGCCGAGGCGGCCGAGGACGGGTCCGACGGGTTCGAGATCGGGGTCCGGACGGCGCTGCAGGCGATCCTCGCCAACCCGTCCTTCATCTTCCGTCTCGAGCAGGCGCCGCCCGAGGCCGCGCCCGGCGAGAGCTACCGGATCGCGGACGTGGACCTCGCGTCGCGTCTCTCCTTCTTCCTGTGGGCGGCGAGCCCGGATGACGAACTGCTGACGGTGGCGGCCGAGGGACGGCTGTCGGATCCGGCGGTCCTCGAGGCGCAGGTGCGCCGGATGCTGGCGGACCCGCGCGCGGAAGCGCTCTCGACGCGCTTCGCCTCGCAGTGGCTCAGGCTCCAGGACGCGGAGGACAACCAGCCGGAGCCCTACCTGTATCCGGACTTCACCGGCCAGCTTCGCGAGGACCTGGTCCGGGAGACGCAACTCTTCTTCGACCACCTCGTGCGCGAGGACCGGAGCCTGCTCGAGCTGTTCACGGCGGACTACACCTTCCTGAACGAGCGCCTCGCCGGGCACTACGGGATTGAGGGGGTCTCGGGACCCGGGTTCCGGCGGGTGAGCTATCCGGACGACAGCCGGCGCGGGGTGCTGGGGCACGGGAGCGTGCTGCTGCTCACGTCGATGTCCGCCCGCACGTCGCCGGTGCTGCGCGGGAAGTGGGTGATGGAGGTGCTCATGGGCACGCCGCCGCCGCCCCCGCCGCCGGACATCCCCGCCTTCGACGAGACGGAATCGGCCCGGGGCGGGCGGCTGCTGACGACGCGCGAGCGCCTGGAGATGCACGCGGCCAGCCCGACGTGCCGCGCCTGCCACCGGTTCATGGACCCGATCGGGCTCGCGCTCGACAACTACGACGTGACGGGGCGGGTGCGGGTGCGCGAGAACGGGGTCGCGCTCGACACGCGGGGGACGTTCTACGACGGGTCCGATGTGAGCACGCCGGCGGAACTCGTCGACCTCCTCATGAAGCGGCCCATCCCGCTGGTCCGGAACTTCACGGCGCACCTGCTCGCGTACGCGGTCGGGCGCCGCGCGGAGTACTTCGACCAGCCGGGGATCCGGGCCATCGCGCGCGAGGCGGAAGCCGACGGCTACCGCATGTCCTCGTTCATCCTCGGCGTCGTGAACAGCGATGCCTTCCGGCTGGCGCGTCCCGCGCCCGCCGTGGAAGAAGTGGAGGGATCATGA